The region ttgTGAATTTCTATGTTTGAGATGAAACCAAAtaaatgaatctgaatctgaatctgaatctgaatctgaatctgaaggtACCCTTGCTATATGActgtgatgttttaatgtcattataaccgtgtctaccccttgtaaaacccccaaatgttaaaaaagggccgTCCGTGTAtcttcaaataaagcagcttcagggctcagagtttgtacacagattgcacctgagaattatattgttaataacacccatcccaccccaccccatacacgtaggactaaacagacagattcaCAGataatagcgtaattataatatagatgacatacacacacgttaaggctgttcctccctctgaaatagccacaaaataggctgttccatttaatgtacatactccctctgaaatggctgttccgcTTAATTTACACAcaccctctggaatagctttaaatcaaattgcatattgtgaatttcaatagcgtctTATCTAtgctattaaagaggaacttgccgataatggATTCATCGATGCCGATaagaaaacacgatttaagatgaAAGGTGTTCACTGTGACTTAAAATTATGTAGTTTaacatgtcatcaaacaaccgtggtggtTGTTAGAGCTCATTTTGGTACTCAAAATGACAAAACAGTGAGTTAACAGTGGCGTGTCCATGGGGGGGGCCTTTGGGTgctgctgaagccccccgcatgatgtaaaatcagccgttgtTTTGGTTAGTTTAGCCATTATGCCCACTCCGCCAGCCCCGTATAACTCAGAAAGCCCCTCTGAGGTACCCGCAGGAAAAAAATCCTGGACACACAACGCCGGTTGTTAATTAGGCTGGATATCTTTGATCCACATGACATACAAataacacactatgttagtccagcaaaataccacagttcgttgatggatATATTTCAGTCTGCCGCTTCTATGAGTCAACAAAAACCAAGCACTATTGGCTCTACTACCGTCTATGgcgtattttattctctccaacacacacaataatacatacatacaaaaaggGGGTAAAAAGAAGCTGTAGAGCAAATTGTTTATACAACTGGAGTATTTTCCTTCAAATACCCTATTCTTTGCATGTTTCCGGGAAGTGTTATTGAGTAAAACACGTTTTTAGATAAGTCAATAggttgacaaatattgcaaactTGTGTCCATGACTGTATTATCAAGGCAGTTTGAAAGCTGATGGGCTTGTGGCGAAACAGAACGACATAACGTGGGCAAGGATACATTGATGACAAAGTTAGATTTAAACAACACTGATGTTGTTTAGTATGAATTTGTTTCCATTTATtggttataggttaatgaaaacgaattacttgttgggagagaaactATACAAgcataatgcacgcgcgctgatgttgatgcgtctaatgcacgagccccgaaacgCCCAATTTGCTCagtgtttttataacaaaaataacactaaaaatattgaaaaatgcaagcaaatataaaggCATATTCCCACAAGAAAAttaacgcgtccgaaagcactgcgcgtagtacgcggaatGCGCGCCCGTGCACACATACcgtacacaatcaatgcatggtttggatttttctaacggtTTCTCTGATTGGTCCTCGCTATCtctataagagtgtatgaattaatTTTAATCTTAGTGGACAAGTTTTATGAATGTAAACATGACCAGAATTCCCATGGGTTTGAAATTGTTTTCCTAATAAATTGTGGAAGTTAACGAAGCTAATCTTTGTCCCGTTCCTGAAGAAATATTTGATTTGATCAATATGTCGGAGAGTCAGTCTAAGATCTGTTTAAATTATCTCAATTTAATAGCAGCTGTAAATACATTCGTCTCGGACACTGTTTCCTTGGATGCCAACGGCAGTCTATGTTTTAAAACAGTCAGATGTTTTAACCTTTAAAAAGAACTGTCTGTAATTGCTTGCATTCTACCAGATCTAATACAAGTATTCGGAGCTATACCCGTCTCTGTCTAGTTCCTGAAGCAACATCTGATTTGATTACTATGTGGAAACACTCTAATGACAATCTTACACTTAACCATTGTGGAGGTAATAGCATCAGTTCATAAATCAAATTCATCTTAAGCACCGTTTACCGTAATGCCAACGGCATTAAAGGTTTTACAGATGATGCAGATGTTAATCAATATAAAAAGTTTTATGCAATCTACGGTTCTTTGatgtgattattattattttctaataaaacattatataatgttcaattctagacctggaaaaTACCAACAGCTGTCACATTAATACAGGGTGtataaaaattatacattttgaaaaatgcaattagattaaaaagtatagatgatgtgacttctgacgtcaatgcctgacagtatgcgcacgcatcatcacaatttccattgttttttgcctggcagtatgcgcatcatattttgttcagggctcgtgtttttaaaactcccgccacatcacaataagaatattaaacagtgtagtggttgcattgggttcattcaagcataaagatgataccagtccattgcctttgttgataaacattgaggtcacctcatctataaggTATTAGGTCAAAATAATtgagttgatagctgaatcaacatcttgcaATTCCACAGCTGTAAAATGACTGGCgcgtgaccattaataaggactcggttgctatttttgtgagccgtgtaaaatgcagttgcgcgaagtcaattaagtCACAGGTTCaacactttctttacagtaattgacagaacgcctTGCAGAATTATTTGTTGATGAatcgtgtgattgctttgaagcaACACGTAGAATGATCCCCGAGATCTCCTAATCTTACACCTTTGGATATCATCCTgtggggctatctgaaatcaaagtgtgatttgatttgatttgatttgatttgatttgatttgatttgattcttcAGCATATGGATATACAAATATCATATTGCACTTACAGGTAAAATACTTATTATAAACATACAATGTTTTACATACGAAATCCATAACACCATGCCaaggatagccctttaagcttAAAAcaacttatttccaaaggggtccttgtattacagaaaaaatatattaaaagttGAGACTggcaaaaaacaccaaaaatagaaaaacaaaaacaaagcattgaaacaaaaacaacaaactagacattaatttgatttaaaaagtgagctgtgacattttttttaaacttatatTTCAGTGAAACGGAATATCTTCCGGCAAACTATTCCAGTTTTTGAtagcattaaaataaaaagaaccagAACTAAAATACTTATTCGTGGGAAATTGAAAATTAAAGTCCCGTCCTCTTGTGCTAAATTGATGCacacttgatattaaaaacatgattttaacgGAGCTGCTCAGCTCtgttatttatatttaaattGCCAAGATTTTGAAAGTCAGAAAGACTGATGTGATACCGAAAATTCTTATTCAGGATGAAACGAATGATTTTGTTTTGAGCACATTGAAGTCTTTGCCCATGATATTTGGAAATGGCTGCATACCATGAATAGATTTTTCGTTTTTTTATGATTAAAAACATGTGCTTATTATATTAAAAACACTTTCTTCACCATCAAGATTGTTCGAGCCCAAGATAAACAGCAGCCAGTTTTGCGTTGATAATTTGACCACCACATGTGATGGAAAACTTTGTGAAGGATATTTGTTTAGTTTACGCTGAGATCCAAATAGAATCAATTCAGTTTTGCCCATATGAAGTGACAGTTTGTTTTCAATTAACCATTTATAACAACTCgttggctgtattccatagtggcgtatagtgatttttggttatatttttgaaaattggcacatatgtttttaatgacgtTCTATTTAATTTTTCTAAGTCTCAACAGGCAAAATTagctaattataattatatatattatattgtaattatataattaaatgtggcgtatagttacaaagtgaaattttgtgttttatatagtggcgtatcgaccatacgccactttttaaacacattttataattacgaaatatcggcaaaatgaaaaacattggatgtcatagtggcgtacacctcgctacatgtcatagtgagttatcggacctatacgccactatggaatgaagccgacgaaaagtaacgctaTAGGGATTACTcggcgatcgaggtggcgtaaggttaacgttagattagggtattgcgttttgcgtgttttccatagtgacgtatagttttgtacttattgCTTTCAGTTTGGcagcaatattatgtatttatttcttttgacaaatatataaaaaatcaaatctatttagtttactacagaaattatacatcatttacaaaatatgatgaatgtctgatttacacaactcgattttaaattggcatttcttcaaacccgattttctcgaaaagttgctTATTCGCGGTGCCTCAATatatgccactatggaatacagccgacgaacttTGCTATGATTCTTACCAATTTTTTCTGGGTCTTTGACAGAGCACATCATGACACTATCATCAGCATATTGTAATAATAAACAATCACCAGAGGAACATTCACATaacaaagaaatgaaagaggccCTAAGATACTGCCCTGAGGTACCCCGCATGTTTTTCACAAGTACCCTGCAGACCTTGATAAACTCCAGTGACACATACGTTGACAACATCTTGGACGTCTCTTATAAGATGTGGCGTGAATACCTTGTTGCGGAGAGCTGATATCTCcatacagaggaatggtggctatgcccctgtggaagactaaGGCTGagaattactgtaaagaaagttgttaaacatgcaattttaattgacttcgcccAACTGCCCTTTTACTCGCCTCGCAAAAATAGCTACTGGATCcctattaatggtcacacgccagtgattttacagttatgaGAGAACAAGATGCCAATTCAGCTGTCAACTATAGCATTTTGGTCAAATACCTCTTTTTAATCTCgcggcatttttcaaaatgtatactttattttgatacaccttctatatacataattattgattTAGCTAATTTTAATATAGACTTTCGTTATTAATGGCTTTTCTTCTGGCCTTGTGTATAAATGTTTTAAGACTAGTTGCTTCACTGGGAGCATATCGCAGTGGTTTAAAATGTGCATTCACgcgtattaaaggaggatttcgtgatcctagcaccctctttttatgacatttttcagtagatatccacgaaaaaagcttatttccaaaatgtcagttgattccgattttgcgtttgcgagttatgcatgattatgtgtactacactgctccatagacaatgtgttgtaatttcgttctggtgcaccagaacaaaattcaaatttggcgatatttttgctaaacgaattaatctgcaagaaatatttggtacataaacattatgtagccagaggcatccagtggtgtaaaaatctcaactttttttgggaaaagtggggggatgaggctgtggatcacgaaatgcccctttaaaccaaGGGGATGTTATCTTTATTAAAATCATAACGGTTTTTGTGATTTGTTTTGTCGTGGCTATGCAACTAATCACATGTCGTTTTTTATGGTGGAAAGGAAAAGAAGTGTATTAGAGTCCTTTCATGTTTTCAATATTATCGAGTATCCGTGTGTAATAAAAACCCAACCCAGCCTCATTAGGTAAAAACACTTTGAAAAATATGAGTCATCGAGTAAAGTTTtataaaataatccaacaaaattatttttttgaatgttttaatacacattttgaaagttgctgtattattttttaacattttaatgacaaaattctagaaaaaagggtcattgagtAGCCGAAACTAAAGAAGGGGCCATCGAGTAGAGCTTAAAAACAAGTCATTGGGTCATCTGGTATGTTCGATCTCAATGCGGATCATTGACAGTGACCTCTCGTCCCCCTTTTCCGCGCGGTGTAGGGGCCGTGACATGGTCGGCTTATAAGAGAGTTGGTCATTTCCTCATGTAAGTCCCTTAGTGCGAGGTCATACGTCCGTCGTATTAATGTCTTATACGTGTATTAAAGTTTTAGTAATTATTTTGGAAACAAATAAACAGATAACATCATGTATAGTCTATTTTTATGTCGAGCGTCTAGGCAGTAACACCTGAAATCTTGGAGATAaggctgacgaaacttcggccaggcacaagtgacctggtaaacgaagggggtcgccgtagatagcaaAGGCAAAGACCACGCTGTCACACTGTCACGCTGCCACGCTGTGCAACGCTACTCCATAAATTATACACATGATATATTTTAATTGAtcccgggacctcttgcaccaaaggcaaagaccacGCTGTCACGCTGTGCAACGCTGCTCTATATATACCTGATATATCGacctccagtcagcggcactagGTTTCAAGTTCAACGTGTTCTAATTTAGCTTAGCGTTACtcggtgcgtgtacatacttttacacaCGTGATCAAAGTGGCGCATTATGTCCATGTAAGAAACAACGCTAAGCCAACggagcacacgctgaacttcaaagctagtgccgctgactggggaagatatatatatatatacgctGAGAGTTTTTGTAATCGATATAatacgttttatatcaattttaaatttagccagAAGGGGAATCGTAAATATGGCAGCTCTcgcatttttttttaggtcaaggctgtttttactatTAATTTGCTTACTATtcttgaagctatttcacataatGTTAAAAAAACTCTCGAGAAAGACTGAAAGAGAAATGATATCATGAAGTCATGAATTTTAAGCTCTAAATCTAAAAACCAAACAAACCATTGTACGCAGATATAATTATGTCTCGACTTAGTATCAGTGTCTTCAGTATCTGTTTGAGACCTTCACCAACATGTCCAAAGGCTAAAACAACATTATCAGATGAATGTTTTATATTACATTCGTTTCATCCAACTGACTCTGTGACCTAGCGGTAAAGACATGGATTCTTAAAGAACGAAGTAACGGATGTCTGGTTCGAGTCCCGTTGAAGCTgaggaatttttttttcataatgcatgattgcactccgaaatgagtcacttgtcggtaaatcatgtacaGATACCCTTAAAGACGTTACTTCTTCAAACTCCCAACATTTAGAGCTATGGGTTTCCACTATCTGATAATATCAAAGAAGGTAGACATGCTTACGTAATGCCGCTATAGGATCTTACGTCTATGTAAATAGTACAAGTCAACGGGGGTTTTCGGCTAAACTAATAACCATGTTTAAAAGTCCATATCCCTTTAGCGCGTATTCACATAAGCAAAaacaaaatcatggattttaccgCATCAACCAATATCTGACTGTCGGTCTAACCTCCAGATAAGGTGAAGGGTAAAAAGTGTTATGTTAACACTCATGTTCACATTTTTGTTGTGATAGTCATCGACCGTGTCCCAGACGATTGCGAACGTGTGCCAGACGATGTCACGCGCGACATTGAAGGTGCGCCAACACGACCAGCGTTTGTCAACCGTTTTCCTTTCTTACAACGTAAACAATCCACACATTTCATTAGAGTGTTGCGATGTACAGATGACATTATAAATATAATCCAAGGATTGAGACATGAATTAGCAAGCGCCATGTAGTAGTTAAAGTGCCGGAATATCTTTGGCAGTCCTTTATTTTCAGTTATTTGTTGTGAGTATTTTGTAAACATAAACCAAAGAGTGTGGGCATAATGTGGAAACCAGAAAACAGCAAAGAATATTGTGATGACCAATACTATCTGCGCTAATCGTTTACGTACCCGAATTTGAACGGCGGATGATGGATTTTGAGCGAGTACAGAAACGTTACTGTGATATAACTCCTTGACGATGAACAAGTGATGAATTGTTATAAAGAGTAATGGGATTATATACAAAAAAGCAAATATTAGTACCATGTATAATTGCGCCCATTTAGATTTCACCGGCATGTAAACacacattatgtcaaaatgtgtAGTTTTGGTGAAAAACAACACCGGTATTCCAACCAATAGTCCAGCAAACCAGGCTGCTCCAACCATACAAAAAGTTCGTTTCAAACTTCTAGATATTCTCGATTCCACTCCATGAACAATAGCGCTGTAGCGCTCTCGGCTTAGCGCCGTTAATGAAAATATACACGAAGCTTGACATACCATTGGAATATAATGACGGAACTTGCAGGCAACTGATCCCATTAACCAACATGGTCTTCCAAATTCATGTTTTGTATAAAAGGGCGCTGTGCTGATGATATATAACAGATCTGTTACAACTATGTTGATAATAAGAATATTTGGCGCACTTCGAAGTACTGGGTTTCTCAATACAACGATTAGAAGTCCAACATTTCCAGTTATCCCTATGAAAGTTACAATGATTAGAAAAACCACCACAAAATTGGTGCTAATCACAGATCGCCAACAGATGAGGTGGAGAACAACTGAGGGATTGAAATTAACAAAAGGGATTATGTAAGATCCATTAACATGAGAGTCAGTAATATTGCTGGAGTTGGAGCCATTTAGCAACATATTTTGCCCGTCGCCAACCATCGCAGTATTGGAGTGAAAAACACACTTACCGATACGGCAGCTGCTGAATGAATGAGCCAATGGGTGTTGAACGTATATCACATACGTCTCTTGTGAGGTGCTTTTTTGCTGAAGCCGCTCACGCATATTGTCGCCTCGCTGGCGAGAAAAAAA is a window of Amphiura filiformis chromosome 2, Afil_fr2py, whole genome shotgun sequence DNA encoding:
- the LOC140171821 gene encoding bombesin receptor subtype-3-like yields the protein MVGDGQNMLLNGSNSSNITDSHVNGSYIIPFVNFNPSVVLHLICWRSVISTNFVVVFLIIVTFIGITGNVGLLIVVLRNPVLRSAPNILIINIVVTDLLYIISTAPFYTKHEFGRPCWLMGSVACKFRHYIPMVCQASCIFSLTALSRERYSAIVHGVESRISRSLKRTFCMVGAAWFAGLLVGIPVLFFTKTTHFDIMCVYMPVKSKWAQLYMVLIFAFLYIIPLLFITIHHLFIVKELYHSNVSVLAQNPSSAVQIRVRKRLAQIVLVITIFFAVFWFPHYAHTLWFMFTKYSQQITENKGLPKIFRHFNYYMALANSCLNPWIIFIMSSVHRNTLMKCVDCLRCKKGKRLTNAGRVGAPSMSRVTSSGTRSQSSGTRSMTITTKM